Genomic window (Primulina eburnea isolate SZY01 chromosome 8, ASM2296580v1, whole genome shotgun sequence):
CCTTTGAACAATCGGTAGAAAGAAAATGAAATTTCCTCACAAAAAACATTAAATCATTACCTAAGCATTGACATTCTGTGACCAGTGGGTCGATTGAGCTTCCTGAATTTCGTCATTGTCGCTTACTCACAGAGCAGCGTAGAGGAAATCGAAGAACCAGTAGAACGAAGCTAATTATTTTGGGCAATGCCACTTTGGGCTTTTCACTTTACTTAGATTGGGCTTTTGGCGATCCATGATCCAGTCCAATTTTAGCTGCGCATGGACAaattagaaatattttttttacttagatttattaaaaaaattggtttGCAATAATTATGTGAAAATTATGTACAAAATATGCGGAATTTAAAAAGgatcgaaaaaaaaaatgaatatagagttcaaataatattcttataaatatatattcgtGAGACGAATTGATCAATTATGATTGTTTTCCGGACGGCTTATGCTCGTGACACTTGCCCTATTCCATAGACATTCTAATCGTGTGCCAAACAAAAAGGACGGTTTATGCTCCTATGTTTTAATACAATGATAAATTGAACGGGttctattaaaatatataaagaaTGTAATATAGACTTAGCTCCCACAATATGATACCGacagtaggtcttttgtgagacggtctcacgaatttttatatgtgagacgggtcaaccctaccgatattcacgataaaaaataataatcttaacataaaaataaatatttttttaattgattatctaaataaaagatatgtctcataaaagagtgagtcttatgtgagactgtctcacggatcttaatctgtgacacgggtcaaccctacccatattcacaataaaaagtaatactcttaccataaaaaaataatactttttcatggataacccaaataagagatctgtctcaaaatacgacccgtgagaccgtctcacacaatttttagccctcataaaatacgactcgtgaaaccgtttcacacaagtttttgctaatTTATTATACGACCAACCAACCTGAATCTTTTATCATTAGAGTTTAGAATTTGGATTGCCCTTCGCGAGAAAAAAtcttgaaacataatcaataattAGGGTTCATTATTAAgacaatattttaatttatcaaGGTTGGTCTATTATCTTCAAATGTCGTCATCATATCTTAaaacaatatttaatttaacCTATAACAGATGAGAAGTTTTCAATAATAACACATGATGATTGGGAAGATCAAGAAAGGCCGgttttttttgatttttttgaacttgatttatctaccatcattttataaataaacaTGATGGACAACCCTAATAAATGTTGAGTTGATACGGGTGTTACCCTCTATACATGATTCGAGAAAGATTTGTTCTCCACATACACTTTTACTATAATTTTTCTAAATTACAGTCTAAAACAATAAAAAGGCGTATAAAAACAAtgtgttttatttattatatctaAGTTTTAGTGAaatattttgtgatttttttaaagaagaaTAGTCTTAAATAGCTTAGGAAGTTGCTGCTGCGGTTGTAATAATATGAACTTTTTCAaagaattgatatttatattttataggCAGTGGGCAGGGGCAACTTCGCGGAATATCAAGCTGTCCGAGGAGAGCAAATAAGCAAAATCCTTCGCATCTTCTCTTTCTCTCTCTATATAATCCAATCCGGCTTTGGTAAATTTGGGCAGAGCGAAGCTCTTATTCATGGAACCTTCAGAGTTCTTCTCCGACGACGGCGGCGGCTGGGGGAGAGGAGCTAGTAGGCCGTCTCCCAGAAAAGAATTGCAGGGCCCTCGTCCCGCCACACTCAAAGTCAACAAGGACTCCTTCAAGATCAGAAAACCACCGGTTCCTCCTCCAGCACACCAACAGCCGCCGCAAGAAGCTCCGCCTCTCGAAGAAAGGCAGCCGCTCATAATCTACGCGGTGTCTTCAAAAGTCATACACACCACCGTCAGCGACTTCATGAACCTTGTCCAACGCTTAACCGGGAATACTTCGGCCGCCACCACATCCAGCGGAGGAGCTGGGGACCTATCCCCGGCAGCCCACCTCGCTTCCATAGAGAAAACCAGCCCTTGCTCAAAAGACAGAGAAATCGCCCATAAAAGCATCAGTACTAGAGTTAATGATGATATAATGGATAGCATTCTCGAAAGCACAGACGTGGAAATGGATCGAGTTCCCGGAATATTATCTCCCGCACCGGTGACTCTACCACCAATATCGCCGGGATTCTTCTCGACGGCGGGAGACCCATTCCTTACGGGTTACAGTAATATGTTCATTCCTAGTCCATCGACTTTGTTTTCAACTCCAATGGTGTCACCCTCACAATCTTGGTGTGATCCCTTCAATCCATTCTTTGACTTTTAGATGTGCTGGATTTTTTTGACTCTTCCAActcacatttttattttatattcttAATAATTTGTACATATTTTTCTAGAGAGAGAAGTTGACAAATGGGATTTGAAAATGTCGAGGAAACATTTATGTGTACTGCCTATGTTGACACTAATTTTGGAACATGTTTGATTAATGTTAGAAATTCAACCTTGAAACGTATTGTTACTTTCCAATAGCCTCCAAATTAAATGCCGTGTCGTTCATGCAGGCGGCCATAGTGACCATTTCCTTTTTATTTATGACAAATGCATAAATATTTCAATGTAGCAATCAACATTCTTGTTTTGAAttgatccttgatttttttaaaaaccctacattttttttatatgaaagCTCTTGAATCTCGAGTGATTCACTTTTGTCACTAGATCGGGAGATCCTTGATTATTGATCGATGTTTCGTTGGAATGTAATTTGTTAGAATGAAATTGGCCGCAATATGTTCTTATGTTGAATGATACCACATGGATGAGCCAGCTAAGATCAAGCCCAAATCAGATTTTGGACCCTTGGTCCATCCCCAACCAAGGTAGAAGTATCATCACATGCCCAAATATTCTCTTATAAATACGAGGTTTGGGTGTCTGATTGATaaattcactatattgtttttcaGCAACACCCTTATCTGTTCTCCACTTATATACTCAgtatctgacttgagcgtcggaggtgCTACGTCGGGACACCCTCCTGACCCCATTCTGacggtcttatttgtgatttcaggttCAGAACAATTTTGAAACCTACGTCTGAACTAGTGACACTTGATGGAAACGAAGGATTTTAAAAGGTTAAAACAACTAAATCAACTTAAGTTAATTCCCCCAATGTTCAATAAATGGAAAATATGTATGTTGCTCAATTTTTCAAGGATGGGATGGGACAAGAAGTCGAACTTAGCCCAATCAGTTTGAATCAGGCTTCTAAAAGAACAAGCTTTCTCGGCCCTGCCGTACTTAATTCAACCAACCCGACCCGATTTGAATAAAACTTGTCTTAAACATATCAAATTAGATTAAATTGagagaaattatattttaaaaaataaaccgAGTCCGATGTAATCTTTAGTTTCGATAATTAGTTGATTAAATTAACGCCTAATTCGACGGTTAgtcaatataattataatagaGTTCCATTAactttgatttaatttttttttgttagggGTCGATAAAAAAAATGTAACTAACGTGGTTTAAAGACCATTGTGTTAGCACAAGCATTTATCCAATACACATCGAAAGTTACCGATTCATAAACAAACAGGCTGAACTAAAAATAGGCAAAAATCGCCTTCTATCTCCTATTAAGATCCTCTGGAATTTTGAGAATCACTATACAcagaaaaatatgaaataacTTTAACCCACTTCTTCTAGTTAACCCTGTTCTACGGTACAATAATTACTTGACAAAAATGCAGGCATCTTCTCTTGAATGAACATATTTATGAAGCTTGAATATGCTTCATGTCGCGGTTACACCGAGCTAATTTTGTGGTAGAATCTTTTGAACCTTTCGACGTTATTCTCGAGTAAATGCCGCTTCCTAAGTTTTAATCGGTAATCCAAAGTTATGGAATGTCTTGATTGTGCCATCCAAATTCGCAGTCACAAAAACCAGACCCCATGCGGAGGATACCATTCTCGAGCTATGGCTGTGCTGAGGCAGATGAAGCTCACCGTGATCGTTACAAGGCCGAGTGTAATCTTCCTGTAAATCCCACGAAGGAAGTTTTTCTTCGGGCCAAGTCATCGAGCCCTTGGCTGAGCTATCCATGGAGAACCAGTTTGCTAGAGAGAAACGTTCTGAGTCACACGATGCCCCTGATTGTTCACATGTCGTCGTGCCAGAAATAAAACTACCAATATTTTGTTCTGTGTCGACAGATGACCAGGGTATTGCTACGGAGACACCCTTGGATAAAAAGTGCTCCCAAGAACGTATAGATTTAGCTTGTTTCGATGTTTGGACTGATAAATCGTCATAGTTCCATATATAAATCCGGGAGTCGTCTCCTACGGATACTAGGTGCCTCCCGTTCGAAGTAAACGAGGCCGACATTTGAGCACTCGACTTTGACAAACCTGCAACGATCAAGAAAGTTCGattaagaacaagaaatcaagaaCTTTTTCTAGTCTTGCAAAGAAATGTTTCAAGAAGTTACGATTTGATTGATTCTGTACCTTCATACTTTCGGACAACCTCGAGACCTTCAAGTATACGAATCTTGGAGTCCTCTGCCGTGATCATCACTCTTTGGGGGTCATTTTCTATAAACTGGGAACAAAAAAGACCAGCAGAAACTTAGCTGAATATAAGAAAGCATGAAGTTCTTAAATTTCTTTCATTATAAGTCATACCTGAATGCCCGTGATTCTGTTGCTAGTACGACTTCTTTTTGCCACAAACGTTTATCTCCGCATACAGCAGGAGCTCGTCGCCTGTCAAATGATATCGCAAAATTAAGTATACTTTCTACTAAAAAAGCTCACACTCAAAGCTCGAAACTAAAAGAACATTCGAGGGAAATATGTACCTGATGTTTCGAAGAAACGACATGTACCGGAAATCGAACCAACAATAAAACCCTGTGATCAAGAAGCAATGGGAAATCGTCACGCAATGTAATATatacaaacatttattcaacttCACTGTATAACATCAATGTGATTTCGCACCTCTCCGTTCGAATGGTAGCACACTGCAGTCACTATATCACGGGCATTGACCCAATCCTCAACTCTACCTGACGGTATGCCCCAAATCCGGACTTTACCATCGATGGAACCACTGATGAAGTAGTTCTCATTCTTAGGATTGAATTGAACGCATGTTACTACATTCAACCAAGGAAAAAAACATCGATAAGAACAAAATATTTatgcaataaaaaaatttaatcaccAATACATTCTACTGATTATTACCATAATTGCTGTGTTTGAAGACACCTAGGCACCTGTCGGACCCGATTTGCCATAACCGAACGGTTTTGTCCACGGATGCCGATAGTAGATGCTGTAACATGTAAAAATACTGTTTGATCAGATTTACATATAAAGAAGATTAACAAAAACAAATTGAAAATTTGGACAACTAAGTGAATTACATTAGATGAAGACCACGCAAGATCTAAAACATCGCCGCGATGGCCATAAAACTTCTGCGATGGCTCCTCTTCGATATGGAAAATCTTTTCAGGGATGATGATAGAAGGATCTTTAGGCCCTTTCCTTCTAGATTTTGGCTTGGTTTCCAAGTCTTGGCTTCCGAAATTGCATTTCTTGGCATCCCAAGAGGCGTCTGCGGAGTTAACGCACCATACACAAACCACCCCATCTTCACCCCCGCTAGCCAAATATCGGCCATCGGGACTAAATTTCATAGACCAAATTGGGCCACCGTGAGCTTTAAAATCTTGGCCAGAGTAGACAGCACTGCACTCTAAGTACTTCTTTTTGTTATGTTGTATCCGGATTGGATTCGTCTTAGATTCCTTAACGAATAATTTTGCTTCCTCGGGTAGTTTTAAGTCActgtttttcttgatcttctgcTTCAAATTTCGCCACCACCAGGccaatttcttcttcttttccaTATCCCGCATCAGGCTTTCTTGTACGCAAGATTGCTTAAAAGATTCACGATTTTGATTGATTCCTCGTTCTGAGTCAATACTTAGATCATCCAACCAACTTTGATCAGAGTAATCCACGGAACAATTCGCTTCACTGTTTGATTCCAGTCTCTCGAAAAGTACACTTTCGTCGAAACTGGGACTGTACGATTCCAAAGAACTCGAAACCACTTCGGTGGATTCAGTAACTATTTCCAATTCAGATTCAACCAAAGTCGAAAGCTCAAGAAAATCCATTCTGCGCAAGAAAGTTTCCTTTCTTTCCTTGACACTCTGTGGCTCCTGCAGCCAAATATCATAGACTAACTTATTACACATCTCCTCCTTCGTAACCGCAGATTCCTCCGACATCAAGTGATCTGTGGTGTCGAAGAAAATCTCTTCTCCCTCGTTAAGGCTCGGCATTTCTCGAAACCTTCAATCCCACATTAAACCATTATACATATATCCACCCTTCACAAACTAAACCAATACCCACATTCACGGGCCGAGTTTCACTCCCTACACAACCATATTAATCaacatataattaattaaatcaaagcCATAAAATAACTAGTTCAAATAGAAAATCCCGTCAACACCACCGACCCTTCCTTTGATTATGGCTCCGAAATTCCAATCACACATTGACTTATATACATATACAAACTAAGCAAACGAACCCGCTTTGAATTTTAAATACTCCTCCAAGTTCCCTGTATCTTGACTTTGGAAATGGTTTGAAGCAGACGAAAAAAGTGGCCTTTGGGTTCAATAACAAATGTATAGAAAGacacaattttcaaaataaataatcgACAAAGTTTTGATCTTTAACAAATGGGGGCATTGAGATCTGTGAATCGGCGAGGTATTTTGGGAAATTTAGCGGCGCACGAGCGGCGCCAGCATAGAAATACTGCTGGCAGTACAGAGGCCTATATAAATAAGGTGTATGTGTAGGTTTGATGTATGCGGTGTCCTGCTCTCCAGCGTTATACGATAGCCTTCTTTATTACCGTATTTTCCCAACAACACAATCCAAAGTCAATTCTCCAACACATAGTCCAAGGCTCCCCCACTTCAGCAACAAAGCTGTAAATTTGgagtaaaaataataaaaactagcTTAGCCCACCACCTCTCAGACAAAGCAGAAAAATCAAATGGTGCAAATCCAAAAGGATGATATTTTGTTGTCAAACCACAAAATATGGTGGggtttttttttatgcatgcaAGATCACGAATGAGGATAGATCCATtcacttttgaaaatcattTACGGGGTTTTACACTGGTGGTTGAAGCGGATAATGGAGACTTAATGGGCGAGATAGAAGAAAAAGAGTAAAAAGTGAGGTTTGGACATATGCAGCATCACAGGCTGTACATTTGCTTTGTGTTTCAACTTTTTATGCTAACAAAGCTATGGGATTGGAGTTTTAGCCTGGAACTAGCTAGTTTAGCTGTTGTTTAGCAGACGGAAAGTTACAATGacaattatttataattatttgtaAATTATTTACTAAATGGGAAATTttcaataaatatattattttggtGATCAAAATCTCAATCCTGATATTATAAGCCACGCCTACCCTTAAATGTGGAATATTCATTCATTATATGGTGAATAGCAATGGCGTGCAATCCCAAGGTAACTAAATAGTTATTGGTATATATGGACGCTTATGAGATTAATCCCAATCCCCGTTGCATGTATATAATACCCTCTTTTGACTAGGTTTtttgtaagacgatctcacgaatatttatctataagacgtgtcaaccctatcaatattcaaagtaaaaagtaatactcttcacataaaaagtaatattttttcatggatgacccaaataagtgttagagtaggtgcccgtcgagccaagtgttggccgagtgttcacaatgaaactctatgtataagcaatctttattttagtaatatttgaaattattattttggaacATCTTTATCTgaatacccatgctagttgcatagataaagcccatgaatatacaaatagtagaaagaatatgagatgctcatatgatgagtatcatgaaactcatatttgtaatactgtatattctaaacggttcctagtcgattcagccgccactaagaaggatataggccgctcgagttagagactagtatctgcgatgtgagtaccatgtttcattggtaggggacattgtgatgtccgagcatgcagataggtgctcctggtagagtgcactgaacaaccctccattaaaggactttccaagtggttctcacttatcgagtggaagtgtcctagtttatggttgtacaccattagtccttatgacccgggataacattgagactctatgtgctagaattacactttgacttgttcaccgactctcatggggtcatcaggtggcaaggttgggtgttctgtcgaaacacataggagtcgatgcattgtagtcgggattcaccgcttaccttcgggtatggatatcctatgtgttatcatgtgtatgtaggttgaaatatctggccagagtatggtgataattatgaaaggggtttcatagattacaccatcgatgcaactacgacatgacacatagtatcgattcattgacaactctcgataaaccaatggttgtcgaatcggtcgagatatatgagttgaagggaccgtactgtacgctaaccataattgaatggttcttgcaggcactatcatttgatacctatggaatcatgtaagcgatgctgttaggcgtttaacatgattggttgggtactatcagacttgagttctgacattcttgttatcaaggagttgataagtaagagtggagcaattggggtatgctcatataaggacatgtttagtccgaatcacatggagatgtgaacccacggctagttttatcaatgaaccattgagggccacacaagtactagctttctagatcccgttgagaagtaaaatagttcaatgtgttgaacggcttataaaggagtttataagaataaggaaaattagaagtatgacttctataaaggagaaactagttcaatgtgttgaacgacttataaatgagtttataagtgtaaagaaaaatagaagtatgacttctatgagagaaatgtaaattttgatttatggaagtgttcctaaattaaaatttggccaagtgaataatgtatttgaaaattgtgattttcatagacattattatggactaaattaaattaattcaagtgttgaattaattaaacactagtggacctagtagagtccaaataattaagttaattcaagtgttgaattaattaaatcatattgagtcttgtagagctcaatttaaattaattatttaactagtgggacttgggtaaattcaagtaatgtttaattagtctcaaatatgtttgagataattaaatttagtccatggtttttattttgataaaaaatcatataatatgcatgcatgagaggtgaaaggttgggagactactttttgagttttcaaggcatggcatgcaactttttggaacacattttcccacaaccaagactagtctCCCTCCCTTTCATTCCTACACTCTCTTGGCCGAAATCCTCTCTTCCTTTCTCCTCtatttttttgttcttcaattgttgaaaaacactacacttctctttgaaaaatcctcatatttttctagtgcaaaatatgaggggatctacctagttggtggtgggcttaatagttgagcaaggagtgctaaaggaagcttgtagacttgtcatccattgaagagctttgttgtttaacaacaaagttggtgccattcatcaacctcaagaggttgataggtaacgattttcttacaccctatgtatgacatagttgtgtttttgtatttgctacacgaaatgaggggtggccgaaaatttacttgaaaattttgattttttaaacttccgttgcgcttcaggtcaccgtaaccgatcccctttcagtaagatatatatctcacaaaatacgacatgtgataccgtctcacacaagtttttgtctcttCTTTTATCACcatgtgtctatatatattcGATCATTTTACTATCGTAGTTGTAAATTAAgcttatatttttcaataatagGATGATATTTTCCGGGGTGAAAACTAAGATTAGATATTTTGAGAGACGATAATTCAACCCTGCACATATTtacattaaaaattaatattttttgtgtAAAATATAATACTTTTTCGTCACAAAATTGATTTATGATACTATCTCacaaagttttttaaaaaaaataataattggaGCTTAATTTGACAAAAGGCAAATTTGGCCAGCATCCAAACGCAATAGTATATATCTAATTTATTGCTGATTAATATAAATTATGGTGATATTTAAATGAATATAAGATTTTTGTTTATTGCGTTGCAATTAATGTGAGGTGTCACTATAAGATAACGATATTTTTTGATAAAATCGGATAGCCTTTGCAAGTTTGCATGCATTTGTGTAGGGGGCGTAACAGACAAATGagttaatgttttattttaGTAGAAGGCATGGTCGATTTTCATGGTCCAAATCCCAATTGTCATGCAGCTACTGATTTTTcaagaataatttttatatataaattaataataataataggaaATGCATTAAATCTAATAAGCAACAGAGAAAAGTAGTCCCACAAATTAATATTATGTCATGCATGCCGTCAGCAATTTTCAATTATTGCATATATTTACCTTTCTTTTAATATGTGGGTAAACACTAAACACACGCAAATGTTACTAATCTACTAATATCTCTacacataatttaaaatttaaggtCTAATTCTATTGACATTTGTTTACTAAAATCCATGTGCCATCAATTATCTTAAAACCTatgtaattataaaataaattaacgtATTTAGTCAACATTTAACTTTACTCGtatcaatttattataatatgtatattaataaattaataaatagtGTAAttgttattatatatgaatttgAAGATTAGTCGTCaactaaaatattatattaataaaagtaTTTGGATTGGGAAttgaaataaatttcaaataaataataatagtttttttaaaaaaacattaacCTCAACCAACTATTGATATTTAAATTCCAGATTTTGGGGGCTTTGAATTGAATGTCACATGCAATGCTTAGACCGTGCATTAAAGAATTATGGGCACCATTTCGTAATCCATGGCAGTGCCACGTAATTATTATAATTCAAAAAATTTGTGTGGATATAAGAAATCTACAGTCAAATGTTGTGATGTATAACGATGGATTTTTCAAGACTCTTTAGAACATAatgatttaaattataatatccaaaaaaaattaaatattcacCTACTGTTtcttgggtgcaataattatttttgcttggtagagcgatcgaaccgtggtggtTGAGCTGttatgcggtttaaaagatttgaattgcaccattaccactaactatagcttttggtaaaacgacaagcATTCGATCCTACACCTACACCTACACTTTGAAAACTTTTGAAACAAAATCAAACATTGCTTCATGAATTCGATACATCAGAATGATATGTTACACCTAGAATGTTTCCTGTCCTATGATTTGGTGAAAATTTAGTCCATCTCGGATTATTGACACATAATGGCAGAGACTCACATGATCTAATACTTTCGAAATACAGAAGAACAACTACCACACCTATCATATCAAGATGTATATACTTATGTGGCTTACACATAAatcaccgtcgctaattaacacAAAAAATCTCACAAGCACATATACATATGTATTTTATCTATATAGATATGTACATAAGTCGGGAAAACGTCGGTAATACATAAAATTTAAAGGAGAAATTAAATGGAAAACATCATCCACAACAAATTCCTATGTTGTTAATTTTATGTAGCAAGATCTCGACGGTTTAGGAGACCAAAAGGCAAATCTCGAAATTTATggtgcattcatttaatttcagTGTTTCTTGCAATTATATTAGCATGCAAGTCCCTTTTAGGACAACTGTGGAACTACTTCTTCATTAATTACTACAAATTTCCACTTTTCATTTAATGTTTTTATGTAACACACAATCTGTCTTGGTTTATATTTTATGCCCAATTGAGACGTGTTTCTGCATGCATGTCGCTGTTCCATACCATGCACAGCAATTTAGTTTACCTCCATTTTAAAtcttaataaatttatttttatttacaaaTTGTAAAAGTGTAATCATTTTGTAGTAATTTTTCCTGTTTTGGTTTGTATTTGTAACATGTAATTAACCGAATAAATGGAGTTAAATCTCAATTACTttgttatatttaatttaattattaaaaaaattatttaactacaataaattgttttttttttctctt
Coding sequences:
- the LOC140837670 gene encoding protein MKS1-like gives rise to the protein MEPSEFFSDDGGGWGRGASRPSPRKELQGPRPATLKVNKDSFKIRKPPVPPPAHQQPPQEAPPLEERQPLIIYAVSSKVIHTTVSDFMNLVQRLTGNTSAATTSSGGAGDLSPAAHLASIEKTSPCSKDREIAHKSISTRVNDDIMDSILESTDVEMDRVPGILSPAPVTLPPISPGFFSTAGDPFLTGYSNMFIPSPSTLFSTPMVSPSQSWCDPFNPFFDF